A DNA window from Chryseobacterium sp. MEBOG06 contains the following coding sequences:
- a CDS encoding Na+/H+ antiporter gives MIHSYVIISIVVLLSVMILVMIGQKLKVAYPIFLVIAGLLISFIPGMPRIEIEPDLVFLIFLPPILFEAAWFTSWQDFHKWRKQIFSMAFGLVFLTSIVVAYLSSSIIPGLTVAMGFLLGGVNSPPDAVAATSVLKHMKIPKKITSILEGESLINDASSLIVFKFALAAVISGQFIWRDAVQDFFTMALGGIAVGVAVGFLFGALLRIIPTNSNIDTIITLIVPYIMYVGAEHFHFSGVLSVVAGGLLMSYNSHCYLSHTSRIQSGNVWSVLIFLMNTIIFILIGLELPIVVEGMKEYTISEGIFYSVVIGGAIIGTRILYSYALMYFPRVCSKELRLKVPKPDWREPFIISFAAMRGVVSLAAALSIPAFLPNGDVFPHRNIILFVTFVIILITLVGQGLLLSPILKLLNIQDSGSELPEEKQEVILMRKLKEAALHKLDNDFSELAASNSLVRHQKHKLENEMMLMADKAQCMASTGDYVTAVNENKDVLRQIIQAQRNELHRMKREKIFDDHVMRTIEMQLDFDEAKITGFSHG, from the coding sequence ATGATTCACAGCTATGTTATAATATCCATTGTAGTCTTACTGTCTGTAATGATATTAGTCATGATTGGGCAGAAACTGAAAGTGGCTTATCCTATTTTTCTTGTGATCGCAGGATTACTGATAAGCTTTATTCCGGGAATGCCGCGTATAGAGATAGAACCGGATTTGGTTTTTCTTATTTTTCTGCCGCCTATTTTGTTTGAGGCAGCATGGTTTACTTCATGGCAGGACTTTCATAAATGGAGAAAGCAGATTTTTTCTATGGCTTTCGGGCTTGTATTCCTTACCTCAATAGTCGTTGCTTATCTTTCATCTTCCATTATTCCGGGGCTGACAGTGGCTATGGGGTTCCTGCTGGGAGGAGTAAATTCGCCACCGGATGCAGTAGCAGCCACTTCTGTGTTGAAGCATATGAAAATACCGAAAAAGATTACCAGTATTCTTGAAGGTGAAAGCCTTATCAATGATGCTTCCAGCTTAATTGTATTTAAATTTGCACTTGCAGCAGTTATTTCAGGACAGTTTATCTGGAGAGATGCTGTTCAGGATTTCTTTACTATGGCTCTCGGAGGAATTGCTGTGGGAGTAGCAGTAGGTTTTCTGTTTGGAGCATTGCTGAGGATTATTCCGACCAACTCCAATATTGATACCATTATCACCCTTATTGTACCGTACATTATGTATGTAGGAGCAGAACATTTTCATTTTTCCGGAGTGCTTTCAGTAGTAGCAGGAGGACTGTTGATGTCTTATAATTCGCATTGCTATCTGAGCCATACTTCAAGAATTCAGTCAGGGAATGTCTGGAGTGTACTGATATTTCTGATGAATACCATTATCTTTATTCTTATCGGTTTAGAACTTCCTATAGTAGTGGAAGGAATGAAAGAATACACCATTTCTGAAGGAATATTTTACAGTGTGGTCATTGGTGGAGCTATCATCGGAACCAGAATATTATACAGCTATGCATTAATGTATTTCCCAAGAGTCTGTTCTAAAGAACTAAGATTGAAAGTTCCCAAACCGGATTGGCGGGAGCCTTTTATCATCAGTTTTGCAGCGATGAGAGGAGTCGTTTCACTGGCTGCAGCACTTTCTATTCCGGCTTTTCTTCCGAATGGAGATGTATTTCCCCATAGAAATATCATTTTATTCGTAACTTTCGTTATCATATTGATCACTTTAGTAGGACAGGGATTATTATTGAGCCCGATTTTGAAACTGCTGAATATTCAGGATTCAGGAAGCGAGCTGCCGGAAGAGAAACAGGAGGTGATTCTGATGCGTAAATTGAAAGAGGCCGCTTTACATAAACTTGATAATGACTTTTCTGAACTGGCTGCATCTAATAGTCTTGTACGCCACCAAAAGCATAAGCTCGAAAATGAAATGATGTTGATGGCAGATAAAGCTCAATGTATGGCCTCAACTGGAGATTATGTCACCGCAGTGAATGAAAATAAAGATGTCCTGCGTCAGATTATTCAGGCACAGAGAAATGAGCTCCATAGAATGAAAAGAGAGAAAATATTCGATGATCATGTGATGAGAACCATTGAAATGCAGTTGGACTTTGATGAAGCGAAGATCACCGGGTTTTCTCATGGATAG
- a CDS encoding bestrophin family protein codes for MHSGKRFGAGEFISWTRRSIYALIVLSAIPTVLYFLGWTFLSVPWQPIAILGTAVAFIVGFKNNASYSRLWEARQIYGAIINDSRSFGYILRDALISKDSQKVKDMFLRHYAWLTALRFQLREPRAWENMGTAQFDEYSKKYEIPERMTKLDEELKKYLSENELQYILSKKNRATQLMAIQSKELSEAYQKGEINDFQWTQINQQLVKLTDSQGKAERIKNFPYPRNFSSITTYLLLLFIVFVPFGLLKEFGKLGEGTVVEGWTLWFNIPFSLLVTWCFHTLDSVGEASVNPFEGSPNDVPITQISRTIEIDMRDMLDESDLPPAIAPKNNIVL; via the coding sequence ATGCATTCGGGAAAAAGGTTTGGCGCAGGGGAGTTCATCAGCTGGACGAGGCGCAGTATTTATGCTTTAATTGTTTTGTCAGCAATTCCAACGGTTTTGTACTTTTTAGGCTGGACATTCCTTTCAGTACCCTGGCAGCCAATCGCTATTTTGGGAACAGCTGTAGCCTTTATTGTAGGATTTAAAAACAATGCCAGTTACAGCAGATTATGGGAAGCAAGACAGATTTATGGCGCCATCATTAATGACAGCCGGAGTTTTGGGTATATCCTTAGAGATGCTCTTATCTCAAAAGACTCACAAAAAGTAAAGGACATGTTTCTTCGCCATTATGCATGGCTTACTGCGCTAAGGTTTCAGCTTCGTGAGCCCAGAGCCTGGGAAAACATGGGAACCGCACAGTTTGACGAATACTCCAAAAAATATGAAATTCCGGAAAGGATGACAAAATTGGATGAAGAGCTGAAAAAATACCTTTCTGAAAATGAACTTCAGTATATTTTAAGTAAGAAAAACAGAGCTACCCAATTGATGGCCATCCAAAGTAAAGAGCTGTCTGAAGCATACCAAAAAGGGGAGATCAATGACTTTCAGTGGACGCAGATCAATCAGCAATTAGTGAAACTTACCGATAGTCAGGGAAAAGCTGAAAGAATAAAAAATTTCCCATATCCAAGAAACTTTTCCTCCATTACCACTTACCTTTTGCTCTTATTTATTGTTTTTGTCCCTTTCGGCTTACTCAAAGAATTTGGTAAATTGGGAGAAGGTACTGTGGTAGAAGGATGGACACTTTGGTTTAATATTCCTTTCTCATTATTGGTGACATGGTGTTTTCATACTTTAGACAGTGTCGGAGAAGCCTCTGTAAACCCTTTTGAAGGAAGCCCGAATGATGTCCCGATTACCCAGATAAGCCGTACCATAGAAATAGATATGAGGGATATGCTGGATGAATCTGATCTTCCTCCGGCAATTGCTCCTAAGAATAATATTGTGCTGTAA
- a CDS encoding DUF2490 domain-containing protein — protein MRKVFTKLAFAVLGLGSVLTYAQKSDLGAWYMYFGNNKISKKLNWHNEIQYRNFDGIGDLEQLLVRTGIGYDLTENNNNVLLGYGFILSQPYVNGEKKENIEHRIFQQYITKQKFGRFNIQHRYRLEERFLEDDFRMRFRYMLGFNIPITQKEMLPKTLYASVYNEIFLHFNSPVFDRNRVYGALGYVINKNMRIEAGYMNQIQENKNRGQIQIGFYNNIPFTKN, from the coding sequence ATGAGAAAGGTTTTTACGAAGCTGGCTTTTGCTGTATTAGGATTAGGTTCTGTATTGACGTATGCACAGAAAAGTGATCTGGGTGCCTGGTATATGTACTTTGGGAATAATAAGATCAGTAAGAAACTGAACTGGCATAACGAAATCCAGTACCGGAATTTTGATGGTATCGGAGATCTGGAACAGCTTTTAGTACGTACAGGAATTGGATATGACCTGACAGAAAATAACAATAATGTTTTGTTGGGATATGGTTTCATTCTGAGTCAGCCTTATGTAAACGGAGAAAAAAAAGAAAATATTGAACATAGAATTTTCCAGCAGTATATTACAAAACAGAAGTTCGGGCGCTTTAATATTCAGCACCGATATCGCTTAGAAGAACGTTTTCTGGAAGATGATTTTAGAATGAGATTTCGATATATGTTAGGTTTCAATATTCCGATTACTCAGAAAGAGATGCTTCCCAAAACACTGTATGCATCCGTATATAATGAGATCTTTCTTCATTTCAACAGTCCGGTTTTCGATAGGAACAGAGTATATGGCGCTTTAGGCTATGTAATTAATAAAAATATGAGAATAGAAGCAGGATACATGAACCAGATTCAGGAAAATAAGAATCGCGGACAGATTCAGATCGGTTTTTATAATAATATTCCATTTACTAAAAACTGA
- a CDS encoding response regulator transcription factor, whose amino-acid sequence MQKDIIRVIAVDDEALFRQGISLLLQREKDIELVSDFSNGKELLDELSALEELPDIILMDLNMPEVNGVEATKQIHIKYPQIKIIALTSYNTKAFIVNMIQSGACSFLKKNSTPSELLNAIREVHDKGFFYNNEVLEALHQNLTEPKKKVSSIFDANHISKREKEVLELICKQYSTSEIADQLFLSSRTVEGHRNSLLLKTGAKNTAGLVVYAIESKIADMNYLKDRFE is encoded by the coding sequence ATGCAAAAGGATATAATTCGGGTAATAGCGGTAGATGATGAAGCCCTGTTTCGTCAGGGAATCTCATTGTTGCTACAGAGAGAGAAAGATATTGAGCTCGTCAGTGATTTCAGCAATGGTAAAGAGCTGCTTGATGAGCTGTCAGCCCTTGAAGAGCTTCCGGATATCATTCTCATGGATCTTAATATGCCGGAAGTTAACGGAGTAGAAGCTACCAAGCAGATCCACATCAAATATCCTCAGATAAAGATTATTGCACTCACCAGTTATAATACAAAAGCTTTTATTGTGAATATGATCCAGTCAGGGGCCTGTTCTTTTCTTAAAAAAAATTCGACTCCTTCGGAATTGCTCAATGCGATTCGGGAAGTACATGATAAAGGTTTTTTTTATAATAATGAAGTACTGGAAGCATTACATCAAAACCTTACAGAACCCAAAAAGAAAGTGTCCAGTATTTTTGATGCCAATCATATTTCCAAAAGAGAAAAAGAAGTATTGGAATTAATCTGCAAACAATACAGCACCTCTGAAATTGCAGACCAGCTTTTTTTAAGTTCAAGAACTGTTGAAGGTCACCGCAATAGTCTCTTACTGAAAACCGGAGCCAAAAATACAGCCGGTTTAGTTGTTTACGCAATTGAAAGCAAAATTGCAGATATGAACTATCTGAAAGACCGGTTTGAATAA
- a CDS encoding sensor histidine kinase, translating into MNENTIISTIVYTFLAFTLLAVTLILFYYFSNKKITRNLIEKKELEVRYEKDLTHAIISAQEKERLRIAQDLHDDISSKLSVVSLNIHLLDYENATREEYNELKNKIIHLVNKTAESARQISHDLLPPILEKFGLHAAIDALCSEINLSKTIQISYSSSLYFAKAENEKNLHIFRIVQELINNSIKHGESTHIEIEFIGKDGKNTCIYKDDGKGFNLDEDTLKGGLGLRNIRSRVELINGTLKIESENRKGITVEFTF; encoded by the coding sequence ATGAATGAGAATACAATTATCTCCACTATTGTTTATACCTTTCTGGCATTTACTTTACTGGCCGTTACCCTGATCCTATTTTATTATTTTTCAAATAAGAAAATAACCAGAAATCTTATTGAGAAAAAAGAACTGGAAGTCAGGTACGAGAAAGACCTTACCCATGCAATTATCAGCGCTCAGGAAAAAGAAAGATTGCGGATCGCACAGGATCTGCATGATGATATCAGTTCAAAACTAAGTGTTGTCTCTTTAAATATCCATCTGCTGGATTACGAAAATGCCACAAGAGAAGAATATAACGAACTGAAAAATAAAATAATACATTTGGTCAACAAAACAGCAGAAAGTGCCAGGCAAATCTCACACGATTTGCTTCCTCCTATTTTAGAGAAATTTGGACTGCATGCAGCGATAGATGCATTATGTTCTGAAATTAATCTTTCTAAGACCATACAGATTTCCTATTCCAGCAGTCTGTACTTTGCAAAAGCAGAAAATGAAAAAAATTTGCATATCTTTAGAATAGTTCAGGAGCTGATCAATAATTCTATAAAACATGGTGAAAGCACCCATATTGAAATAGAATTTATAGGAAAAGATGGAAAAAACACCTGCATTTATAAAGATGACGGCAAAGGATTTAATCTTGATGAAGATACTTTGAAAGGAGGATTGGGCCTTCGGAATATCAGAAGCCGCGTAGAACTGATTAATGGTACTTTGAAAATTGAAAGTGAAAACAGAAAAGGAATTACAGTAGAATTTACATTTTAA
- a CDS encoding T9SS type A sorting domain-containing protein, giving the protein MKKIIFFAILVFISNFASMSAQTSTVTFETSPGGTTSFTSNGYTFNIVSQAGTFRIQSNYPGTGWNGTANDNVYIDNTGTTNIPSPSFSIKSTSSFTVSKFWVFLSNTALNQSTSSGTLIITGKLGGIMKFTTTKTSGFNTTFNATTGTTGTSNGFTLIDLSTLNNQNNSNTIIDEIQLQSTGGYLYMCLDAFTWTKPATLGIAENIIKDKAQIYPNPTSGVFHIDLAKNTKVSLYDQSGKLVQAEEAVKGENKIDITRLPNGIYLITTESGSYKILKKD; this is encoded by the coding sequence ATGAAAAAAATTATCTTCTTTGCAATTCTTGTTTTCATAAGCAATTTTGCATCTATGAGTGCACAGACGAGCACTGTAACTTTTGAAACTTCACCTGGTGGCACCACAAGCTTTACCAGTAATGGATATACATTTAACATTGTTTCACAGGCAGGAACTTTTAGAATTCAATCCAACTACCCGGGAACCGGCTGGAACGGAACAGCCAATGATAATGTTTATATCGACAATACCGGAACAACCAACATCCCTTCGCCTTCATTCAGTATTAAAAGTACCTCTTCATTTACTGTATCAAAATTCTGGGTCTTTCTAAGCAATACTGCTTTAAACCAATCTACCTCCTCAGGAACTCTTATTATTACAGGAAAATTAGGCGGTATCATGAAATTCACCACAACAAAAACGTCCGGCTTCAATACTACTTTCAATGCTACAACGGGAACTACAGGTACTTCTAACGGATTTACGCTGATTGATCTTTCTACCCTGAATAATCAGAATAACAGCAATACAATCATTGACGAGATCCAGCTGCAATCAACCGGAGGCTATTTATATATGTGCCTTGATGCCTTTACATGGACAAAACCTGCAACGCTGGGAATTGCAGAAAATATCATCAAAGACAAAGCCCAGATATATCCTAATCCAACTTCAGGAGTCTTCCATATAGACCTGGCTAAAAATACTAAGGTTTCCTTATATGATCAGTCCGGAAAGCTTGTCCAAGCTGAAGAAGCTGTAAAAGGTGAAAATAAAATTGACATTACCCGTCTTCCGAACGGAATTTATCTCATCACAACAGAATCAGGAAGCTATAAAATTCTTAAAAAAGATTAA
- a CDS encoding VOC family protein yields the protein MATVNVYLTFNGNCREAFDFYKSVFGGEYPYIGTFGEMPPMEGKEAAEEDKDKIMHVTLPISKETVLMGSDTGGEWASQFQAGNNFSISINAESKEEAGKLFNGLSKGGQVTMPMADTFWGAYFGMFTDKFGINWMVNYDDPAKMQQHP from the coding sequence ATGGCAACAGTAAATGTTTATTTAACATTCAACGGAAACTGCAGGGAAGCATTTGATTTCTATAAATCGGTTTTCGGAGGTGAATACCCTTATATCGGAACTTTTGGAGAGATGCCTCCAATGGAAGGGAAAGAGGCTGCTGAAGAAGATAAAGATAAAATAATGCATGTAACCCTTCCGATTTCCAAAGAAACTGTTTTGATGGGAAGTGATACAGGAGGAGAATGGGCTTCTCAATTTCAGGCAGGAAATAACTTCTCAATTTCTATCAATGCAGAATCTAAAGAAGAAGCGGGTAAATTGTTTAATGGCCTCTCTAAAGGCGGACAGGTAACCATGCCAATGGCAGATACATTCTGGGGAGCCTATTTTGGGATGTTTACCGATAAATTCGGAATTAACTGGATGGTAAACTATGACGATCCTGCCAAAATGCAGCAGCATCCGTAA
- a CDS encoding VOC family protein, with the protein MKLGAFSISLSVKDLQKSKDFYEKLGFTTMAGNTEQNYLVMKNGSTLIGLFQAMFDGNMLTFNPGWDENAHNLESFDDVREIQKHLKESGVEIDKEADEATSGPEHIYLKDPDGNMILIDQHR; encoded by the coding sequence ATGAAACTAGGAGCTTTTTCGATCAGCTTAAGTGTAAAGGATCTTCAGAAATCTAAAGATTTTTATGAGAAACTGGGTTTTACTACAATGGCTGGAAATACAGAACAGAATTATCTGGTCATGAAAAATGGATCTACTCTGATAGGTCTTTTTCAGGCGATGTTTGATGGGAATATGCTTACCTTCAATCCGGGATGGGATGAGAATGCACATAATCTTGAATCTTTTGACGATGTGCGTGAGATTCAGAAGCATTTAAAGGAAAGTGGGGTAGAAATTGACAAAGAAGCCGACGAAGCTACTTCAGGACCTGAACATATTTACCTGAAAGATCCTGATGGTAATATGATTTTAATAGATCAGCACAGATAA
- a CDS encoding DUF1569 domain-containing protein, with protein MENVFDAKDAQNYIDRINRLVEDTHGLWGKMTVDQMLAHCCITYEMVYEPEKHKKPGSIAKFILKTFVKSKVVGEKAYPRDSPTSPQFLVTTRKNFQEEKTRLIGFIQKTQQLGADAFDDKESFSFGKLKAQEWNNMFAKHLNHHLGQFGV; from the coding sequence ATGGAAAACGTATTTGATGCAAAAGATGCTCAAAACTATATTGATAGAATCAACAGATTGGTAGAGGATACCCATGGCTTATGGGGGAAAATGACAGTTGATCAGATGTTGGCGCATTGTTGCATAACATATGAAATGGTTTATGAGCCTGAAAAACATAAAAAACCGGGATCTATTGCAAAATTTATTTTAAAAACTTTTGTAAAATCTAAAGTGGTAGGTGAAAAAGCTTATCCAAGAGATTCTCCTACTTCGCCTCAGTTTTTAGTAACGACCAGAAAAAATTTCCAGGAAGAAAAAACAAGATTAATCGGTTTTATTCAAAAGACCCAGCAATTGGGAGCAGACGCTTTTGATGATAAAGAATCTTTTTCTTTCGGAAAATTAAAAGCCCAGGAGTGGAATAATATGTTTGCAAAACATCTCAACCACCACTTAGGCCAGTTTGGCGTTTAG
- a CDS encoding ABC transporter permease, with translation MKEFFRLLKREFKLFIGNSTLRTVFFLAPVFYATLLGFVYKSGKVENTPVLVIDRDNTPLSNQLTEMLDDNKSIKIIKYLQEPLSIKDEVIRHEAAGVVIIPSRFEGDMLQKKYPELNVYINTGNVLTANFASKALQLTIGTFSAGASIKALQKAGMPAAKAATQYEPFKANYITLFNTTGNYLIFMWPAMLAVVLQQVILLAMAVSFAAEFERGSFVKEYLKMKKWAFPTMLIKVIPIWVFSILIVGIYYFMHMIFRVPMPEGILNFILLTAVFVGSVSFLGVFISILIPDALKATQILMVIASPAFIISGFTWPLSAMPAFVQFIANIIPLTPFLQAFKILLIQKGSVELTFPYLKHLSILLVVYAILGWIALKIKLWFIFKKAAPQEIAAEDAFHDTAE, from the coding sequence ATGAAAGAATTTTTCCGTCTTTTAAAACGTGAGTTCAAACTTTTTATCGGCAATTCTACCTTAAGGACTGTGTTCTTTCTGGCACCCGTCTTTTACGCAACCTTGCTGGGGTTTGTCTACAAAAGCGGAAAAGTGGAAAATACTCCCGTATTGGTTATTGACAGAGATAATACTCCGCTCTCTAATCAATTGACGGAAATGCTGGATGATAATAAAAGTATCAAAATTATCAAATACCTGCAGGAACCTCTGAGTATTAAAGATGAGGTGATCAGGCACGAGGCTGCCGGAGTTGTGATTATTCCTTCCAGATTTGAAGGAGATATGCTTCAAAAAAAGTATCCTGAGCTGAATGTTTATATCAATACAGGAAACGTGCTAACGGCCAATTTTGCATCCAAAGCGCTACAGCTTACCATAGGAACTTTCTCTGCAGGAGCTTCCATAAAAGCATTACAGAAGGCGGGAATGCCTGCGGCAAAAGCAGCTACCCAATATGAGCCTTTCAAAGCCAATTATATTACACTATTCAATACCACGGGAAATTATCTGATCTTTATGTGGCCGGCGATGCTGGCTGTCGTTTTACAGCAGGTTATTCTGTTGGCAATGGCAGTGAGTTTTGCTGCAGAATTTGAAAGAGGTTCCTTTGTGAAAGAATATCTTAAAATGAAAAAATGGGCATTCCCAACAATGCTTATCAAGGTGATCCCAATCTGGGTATTTTCTATTCTTATTGTAGGAATTTATTACTTCATGCATATGATCTTCAGGGTCCCGATGCCGGAGGGAATACTCAATTTTATACTTCTTACGGCTGTTTTTGTGGGATCAGTTTCATTTTTGGGAGTATTTATAAGTATCCTTATTCCAGATGCATTGAAGGCTACACAGATTCTTATGGTTATTGCTTCTCCTGCTTTCATTATCAGTGGATTTACATGGCCTTTGAGTGCGATGCCTGCTTTCGTTCAGTTTATCGCCAATATTATTCCATTGACTCCATTTTTGCAGGCTTTTAAAATTTTATTAATTCAAAAGGGGTCTGTTGAGCTCACTTTTCCTTACCTGAAACATCTTAGCATTCTTTTAGTAGTTTATGCCATTTTAGGCTGGATTGCCTTAAAGATTAAACTTTGGTTTATTTTCAAAAAGGCTGCTCCGCAGGAGATCGCGGCTGAGGATGCTTTTCATGATACCGCTGAATAA
- a CDS encoding HlyD family secretion protein — protein sequence MHKNISILFAALFVLGSCDKKNEKYTEPEGKTKKEVISFAPKVTGRILKIYVSEGQTVKKGDTLAQLDVPEVSAKIAQAQGAVSAATAQEQMAKNGATADQMKQLQAKYKGLKEQYEFAQKSYRRANNMFRDSLMSPQAHDEIYAKLQGAKAQYDAVVAELDDVQRGTRFEKVEMAAGQASQAKGALQEANVAYSERYIIATNDMEIETISLNTGELATAGFALFNGYIPESTYFRFTIPESAISKYKKGQEVNMQVVYNKESLQGSIVYIKQLTKYADITTAYPDYQLQDAIYEIKVKPKDMNKAKSILVNANVILK from the coding sequence ATGCATAAAAATATATCTATACTCTTTGCTGCTCTGTTTGTGCTGGGAAGCTGTGACAAAAAAAATGAAAAATACACAGAACCTGAAGGGAAAACAAAAAAAGAAGTGATCTCTTTTGCTCCTAAAGTTACCGGCAGAATTTTAAAAATATACGTTTCCGAAGGTCAGACTGTGAAAAAAGGAGATACCCTGGCACAACTTGATGTACCGGAGGTTTCTGCAAAAATAGCACAGGCTCAGGGGGCTGTAAGTGCGGCAACGGCACAGGAACAAATGGCCAAAAACGGGGCAACAGCAGATCAGATGAAACAGCTGCAGGCTAAATATAAAGGATTGAAAGAACAGTATGAATTTGCTCAGAAATCTTACAGAAGAGCCAATAATATGTTCCGTGACAGCCTGATGTCTCCGCAGGCTCATGATGAGATCTATGCAAAACTTCAGGGAGCAAAAGCACAATATGATGCTGTAGTGGCAGAACTTGATGATGTGCAAAGAGGGACGCGTTTCGAAAAAGTGGAAATGGCAGCAGGACAGGCTTCTCAGGCAAAAGGAGCTTTGCAGGAAGCAAACGTAGCCTATTCCGAAAGGTACATCATTGCTACCAATGATATGGAAATAGAAACCATCAGTCTGAATACCGGAGAATTGGCAACCGCCGGCTTTGCTCTGTTTAATGGATATATTCCTGAAAGTACCTATTTCAGATTTACTATCCCAGAAAGTGCTATCTCAAAGTACAAGAAAGGGCAGGAGGTCAATATGCAGGTGGTCTACAATAAAGAAAGTCTGCAGGGAAGCATAGTATATATCAAACAGCTGACAAAGTATGCTGATATTACAACAGCTTACCCGGATTATCAGTTACAGGATGCTATCTACGAGATCAAGGTGAAGCCTAAAGATATGAATAAGGCCAAAAGTATTCTGGTAAATGCCAATGTTATCCTCAAGTAA
- a CDS encoding TolC family protein yields MKNNLLIFTFSFFALPAFGWAQSAPGFKELLDSAMIRDSNLKMQITQNKLTDLDEHKLKDIFLPTLELSGKAGYLNGTARLTSPEINLAPFINIPEGAFNNNFNVSGFSGIAKADAKMLLYSGGKVKYLKKAIEEKKKSEDILLEKTKDEVVAAISKAYDQLALIHQSKKVLDESTKRLDINRKTADKALGYGLITPYDHKKIELAQATLNAKVVEYEGKKELLLTQLYILTGINRERLRMIDPVLSPVELLSSEKGIEQRAEIRALEHGITAADYKIKAERTWIIPKVQLMASAYYIGLYGNRIKSSENVVPAVPLLGYEGKKLDWRPNNINVFPFVTAGVGFKWELFDGKEGKHAEETAKVGKEVLQNQKEDALKKLTLNLANNQTNYDIASAQITLKAKEKELAKSALVQAEKEFRYGMSKSSQLIDAENDLEAVELEYQNAIFNQRRAGIELMRSTQELDITKLYLIP; encoded by the coding sequence AGATTACTCAAAATAAACTTACCGATCTTGACGAACATAAACTGAAAGATATTTTTCTTCCTACCTTAGAACTGAGCGGAAAAGCCGGTTATCTTAACGGGACGGCAAGACTTACATCACCGGAAATTAACCTTGCCCCTTTTATCAATATTCCCGAAGGTGCTTTTAACAATAACTTCAATGTATCCGGATTTTCAGGTATTGCAAAAGCAGATGCCAAAATGCTTCTGTACTCCGGAGGAAAGGTTAAATATCTGAAGAAAGCCATTGAGGAAAAAAAGAAGTCTGAAGATATTCTTCTGGAGAAAACAAAAGACGAAGTTGTTGCTGCTATTTCCAAAGCTTATGATCAGCTGGCATTGATTCATCAATCTAAAAAAGTGCTGGATGAAAGTACAAAAAGACTTGATATCAACAGAAAGACTGCCGATAAAGCTTTAGGCTATGGCTTGATCACGCCTTATGATCACAAGAAAATTGAATTGGCTCAGGCTACTTTAAACGCTAAGGTAGTAGAATACGAAGGGAAAAAAGAACTGCTTCTTACCCAGCTGTATATTTTAACAGGCATCAACAGAGAGCGTCTCAGAATGATTGATCCTGTATTATCCCCTGTAGAATTGCTGTCTTCCGAAAAAGGAATAGAGCAGAGAGCCGAAATCCGCGCCCTTGAACATGGGATTACCGCTGCTGATTATAAAATCAAAGCTGAAAGAACATGGATAATCCCCAAAGTACAGCTGATGGCTTCCGCTTATTATATCGGACTTTATGGAAACCGTATCAAGAGTTCTGAAAATGTAGTCCCGGCAGTGCCATTACTTGGATATGAAGGTAAGAAACTGGACTGGAGACCCAATAATATCAACGTATTCCCATTTGTCACTGCAGGAGTTGGATTCAAATGGGAACTTTTTGACGGAAAAGAAGGGAAACATGCGGAAGAAACCGCTAAAGTCGGAAAAGAAGTATTGCAGAACCAGAAAGAAGATGCATTAAAAAAACTTACGCTGAATCTGGCTAACAATCAAACCAATTATGACATTGCTTCTGCTCAGATTACTTTGAAAGCCAAAGAAAAAGAGCTTGCAAAAAGCGCTTTGGTACAGGCTGAAAAAGAATTCAGATACGGAATGAGCAAATCGTCACAGCTTATTGATGCCGAAAATGATCTGGAAGCCGTTGAACTGGAATATCAGAATGCGATTTTTAACCAGAGAAGAGCGGGAATAGAGCTGATGAGGTCTACCCAGGAACTGGATATTACCAAACTTTATTTAATCCCTTAA